The Lacticaseibacillus pabuli region CCAGGCCTGACCGCTGCGCAAGACACCCGCGAATTTGATGCCGCGCACCCAACCTTTGACAAGGCTCGCCTGCTCGAAGGTGGCAAGGGCATTCTGAACGCCGGCAAGCTGGGCTTTGACAACAAAGACCGGATGCTACTGACAAAGCTCATTCTGATGCCTGACGAAGAAGAAGAGAAGCTCGACAATGTTTCCATCGCCGACTACTTCAAGGACGACCCACACATGTTCCAGACCAACTTCTGGTACATGTGGGAAACGACCTTCGCCTTCCGCACCAAGAGCTCTGCACAGGAACTGCGGCGTTACATGCACATGATGCTTTACGAATTCACACAGATTGAACACTTGGTCGGCGTTAACCGGACCCGTTACAACCAGTACGAATCCATCATGCTGCCACTGATCAACTACTTGAAGGAACAAGGCGTCAAGATTGTTCTCAACCGTCGTGTCACCGACTGGGATTTCAAGGACAGCGAGCTTACCGATGAGATTACTGTAACCGGCCTGCACATGACCAACGTGGACACTGGCGAAGAAGAGCACGTCGATGTTGATGACGACACAGCCGTCATCTTCACCAACGGCTCCATCACCGACTCCTCCACGCAGGGCGACTGGACACACGCCGCACCTGAAAACATGGACTACGGTGCCGCTGCTGGTCTGTGGAAGAAGGCCGCTGAGCACTTCTACAACGTCGGCAATCCAGACAAGTTCTTCGCCGACCGTGACGCCAGTGAATGGCTGAGTTTCACCCTCACCACGAAGAACCACCTGTTGCTTAATGAAATCACTCGGATTACCACACAGGTTCCTGGTAATGCGCTGAACAGCTTCCTGTCCACGACACCAATCACGCCACTCGGTCAGAAGGATGTCAACATGTCCATCGTTGTGCACCACCAGCCTCACTTCACCACCCAGAAGCCTAACGAAGCCGTCATTTGGGGTTACTTCCTCTACCCACGGCGTCGCGGTGAATTCGTGCAGAAACCATACATCGAGATGAATGGTGAAGAGATGCTCGAAGAACTTCTTGGCCAGCTGAGCAAGGTTGACCCTGGCCCAGTGAACATCATGGACAAGAAGGATGAAATCATGGACTCCGTGATTAACAACATCCCTGTTTACATGCCATACGCCTCCGCACTGTTCAACAACCGCGCCAAGACCGACCGTCCTGAAGTCATTCCAGACCACTCAACCAACCTCGCCTTCACCGGTGAGTTCGTTGAGCAGCCATTCCAGATGATCTTCACCGAACAGTCCGCAACCCGTTCCGGCGAGATTGCGGCTTACCACTTCGCTGGTGTGCCAATGACACGTCTGGTTGAGACCCCTCGTTACGATAAGGACATCCCAACGCTGATGCGGGCAACCAAGAAGATGTTCGAATAATTGAATCCGGCAACCGTTTGGCAGGTCTCCCATTTGGGGGACCTGCTTTTTGCTACCTAGATGGTAACGGGGGCTGGTGCTGGGGCGTGGGCGGCTCCGCGGGAGTTCGGCTGGAACGTGCTCGGCCGCTCACACCTCGGCAGTGCTCGCAAGCGAGCACTACAGACGCTGCCGCTAATTAGATTGTGAAGAAGCTGATTACACAATTGCAGACGGAACTGGCCAATCGGGATAGCAGTACAAGTCCGCAATGATACAAAAATACGCCGTCACAAATTTGAATGATTTCAAATTTGTGACGGCGTATTTTGCTAGGCCTTTACAACGTGTTGCCGCAGTTGCGTGTTGAATTGGTCGATTAGCCGATTGACCAGCGTTGCATCGGGATAGAATCGATGCACATTCGGCCTGGTATTTGCCCAGTCCTGTTCTGAGTACTTGGGTGCCAGCTCGTTTAACTTGGCCGGACCATACCCAAGTTGATTGGCTAGTTGCCACATTTTGGCTACTTGTGCCTGACTTTGGCGCGTTTGATAGATATCTACCGCAAATATTAGGAGTAAAAGACCACCATTGGCCAAGAAATTCGTCGTGCTGTCGGTAATGACCCACTTTGTAACCGGAACAACGACGAAAACATCTAGACATACAATCAGTAACTCGAGACTTATCTTTTGGTTTCTACTCAAATTTAGTCCTCCAAAATGTTACCAACTTACTCACCGCAATAACAGGCAACCCAACCCGCGTGCATTTGATTACAATAATCGTATTATAACACATTGATGGCAAATCTACGCGCGCTTATGCTTCCGTCGCCACACCACAATCAGTGCCACGAAAGCAATCACCAACACAATCAAACTCACATAGGCATAACGGTCAATAATGCCTGCCACGTGTGGCCACGCGTGACCGGCGGCTCTGCCGAGATAGATCAACACGATATTCCAAATCAACGTCCCCGCCGCTGACAACGCTGTGAACTTGCCCACATTCATGCGGCTCATCCCCGCTGGAATCGAAATTAGACTCCGCACAATCGGCACGAAGCGGCAAATGAAAACCGCGATACTCCCCCGCCGGTTGAACCACGCCTCCGTCTTCGCCAGGTCATCTGGCTTAAACCGCAGCACACGGCCAACCCAGCCGTTGAGCAGCCGCGCCATGCGCTCTGGCGTCAGGAGCCGGCCAACCCAGTACAGAATGAGCGCCCCCAGCACCGAGCCCAACGTCGCGGCGATGATTGCGCCAATTGGATTCATAGTCGTGTGCTTAGTCGCAAAGCCCGCAAAACTGAGGACAATTTCGGATGGAATCGGTGGAAATACATTTTCAAGCGTGATGAGCAGGAACACGGCCAAGTAGCCGTATCGCTCAATGGTGTTGATGATAATGTCTTGCATCGTTTCTCCTTACACAAATGGCGGCCGGATTGGCGGTCGCCATTGTTTGAGTAATTGCTTGCAGGTCTTAATTTTGTTCGATAACCTGCCGCTCGATTAAGTTATCGAGAACATAGTTGTATTGCACAACGTTTTCAGCTGTCTGATCCGTCTTGAAGATATCCACGGCCCGCAAGCCATTGGATGTCGTCACGGCGATGGACAACTTCTTGAGGTCCTTATCAACCTGAATGCGTAACTTCAACGCACTGTTGTAGGGACTGTTTGGGTCCAGTGCACGTTCGAGCTGGAAGTTTCCGTTCTTCGTTTTCACAAAGCCCGTGTCCATGAGCGTGTACCGTTTGATCTGAGGGCTCACCTTGTAACTGTGTGGTGCGCCGACTGCCTGGGCAGTTTCTGCTAAAGCCATAATCCCACTCCTCACTTACTGATAGATTAATAGTATCACATCAGACGGAAAGCGTCGTCATGTCTTACTTAATTATTAAGCATTCACTGCGCGTGCGAGCAATCGCTTGGCAATCTTGATCAAAGCCGCCGCAAACGCGTCCACCTGATCCTGCGTGGTGTAGCTACCAAACGAAATCCGGATGGACTCCGCCAAACGCGGAGAATCAGCGCCATACATTGCGGTCAGAACGTGGGATGGTTCCAGGCTGCCGGCGGTACATGCTGACCCACCCGAGATGGCAAAACCTGCCAAGTCAAGGTTCGTCTGCAAGGCGTAAGTCGATACACCGGGCAGGTCGATGTTCAGGACATGCTGCAACCGTTCGTGCTCAAGGTTCCCATTGATGTGGTAAGTGACACCTGCATCATCCAAGGCACCTGTAATTCGCTTGGCGAAACCAGCGTACCGTTCCTGCAAGGCCTGCTTGGCTGCGATATCAATTCGAGCAACCGCAGTTCCAAAGCCCGCGATACCAGGAATGTTTTCGGTACCGGCACGCCGCTTGGTCTCCTGCTCACCGCCGCGCAGGAAGGGTTCAAAATGAACGTCCTCGTCGCGGTAAAGCAGCCCGACACCCTTGGGTCCGTTTAGCTTGTGGGCGGAAGCAGATAACATGTCGATGCCCAGTGCTTCAGGGTTAATGTCAATCAGCCCAAAAGCCTGCGTCGCATCCACGTGGAAATATGCTTGGTGGTCGCGCAAACGCTCGCCAATTTCCTGAATCGGCATCACGCTGCCGACCTCATTATTCCCGTACATAATCGAAACCAGGATGGTCTCGTCGTCCAGCGCCGCATCAAAGTCAGCGAGGCTAATCTCCCCGTTTTCATCAACGGGCAGGTAAGTCACCTGAAAACCCTGCTTCTCGAGCGCACGCATCGGATTCAGCACGGACAGATGTTCAATTGCCGTGGTGATGATGTGCTTGCCTTCGCCGCTGCGAGCAGCCGCTGTCTGCATGATGGCCGTGTTGTTACTTTCAGTCGCGCCACCCGTGAAGACAATCGTGGCTGGTTTGACGTGCAACGCCGTGGCGATTTGCTGCCGTGCGTTGTCCAACACGGTGTGGGCGGTCCGGCCAAAGAAATGGGTCGAGCTGGCGTTACCAAAATCGTTCTGCATTTGGTCCGTCATCGTCTTGATAACCTCTGGGGCCATCGGGGTCGTTGCGGCGTTGTCCAAATAAATGTGCTCCAAGTGTCTTGCTTCCTTTCTTTAGGCAGCAATCTCCTTGAGAAATTCAAGGAACATTGCCGCACTGCGCTTGCCGGCGTCGATGATAAAGTCATCGAAGCTGACACTAGCATTCTCATCACCAACATCACTCATGGCGCGAATGACAACAAATGGCATGCCAAATTGGGTACATACTTGCCCAATAGCGGCGCCTTCCATTTCACTAGCAAGGGCGTCTGGGTAAATCTGCTTAATCTTGGCAATTTGGTCAGCACTGGCAACGAACTGGTCACCGGTGGCAATCAAGCCCACGTGAGTTGTGAGGTCTGTCTTTTCTGCAGCTTGCTTGATGAGTTGAACGTACTTTTCGTCAGCCTTGAAAATCTGCGGACGCTGAGGGAGTTGGCCTGGCAGGTAACCAAATGCCGTCGAGTCAACATCGTGGTAAGCGACGCCGGAACTGATAACCACATCGCCAACCTTCAGGCCATCACCGATACCACCGGCGCTACCCGTGTTGATCACGAGGTCTGGGTGGTAGGTATCGATCAGCAGAGCCGTGTTCATCCCCGCCTGCACTTTACCAATGCCACATTCAACCAGTGAAACTTCCTGGCCGTTAATCGTGCCATCGTAGAACTTTTGGCCCGCAATCGTCACGGATTTTTGATTATCCAGGACCGCAAGCAGTTCACGGATTTCTTCTTCCATTGCACACACAACGCCGATTTTCATTAACTAAATCCTCCTAAAATATACTGGTTACAGGAACCACAACACGAACATGACGATGACAATCAGCACAATAGTAATGCCAATCGCCCAATTCAACTTCTGCTTCAGCCCGGTCACCTTGCGATAATCTGTTTCGTCAAAACGTTGAATCTTTTCCGGATGCTTGGTCTCCTCGCTGCGCGCGTATTCACGCTCAACGGCAACGCGTTTTTCGTCACGTTGCTTGGCATCCTTTTCCTGATTGGCACGCTGTTCCCGTGCTTCTTTTCTGGTCATCGGTTCTGCCATGTTGCTTCACCTCACTTATCTAAAGTCACTAAACATTGTACCGGTTCCCGGCTCATCTGGCAAAAGGATTCCATATTTTCCCACAATCTCATACCTTGGCCTGATACCGCGCTCATGCGCCTATGCTAAACTAAATCCAGATAGTTCATAGAGGCGGCTATGCAGAGCGCCAGCAACGCAATCACGTTGCACGTTCCCCGCACATTTTTCAGGAGGCCTTGGCCATGAGTAAACAAGCTAAAAAATTCAATCCAAATATTAAATGGTGGAAAATTATTATGTGGGCGTTTATGGGCTTCACGTTCACCATTTCCGGAACGGGTAACTTTATCATCTCCGAAATCGGTGGCCTGATTGCCGGTGTCATCCGCTTTGGCGGCGAATGGGAACGCACCCAGCACCGCGAGCGCCACGGCGAAGCGCCACGCAAGTATCATGAATGGCAAACCGTCATGCTCGCCTTTATTGGGATGAGTCTGGCATTAGCCTCACTTGGGGCACTGGGCGTCAACATCGGTGATGGCACAGCCGGTGTGACCATCATTGGCTTAGCAGTACCCCTCATTGCCGGCGTGTTCGCACTGCTCAACTACTTGTGGCAGATGCGGCCCGCAACTGAAGAAGTCCCTGACATTAACAAGCCGATGAGCAAGCGTCTGGAAAAGCACTACCAGGAAAGTGGCCTGTCCGAAAGCGACGTCAACGTGTTCCGCGAAACGATGGCCAGTGCCAGCAAGTCCATTCATCAGCTGGAAAACAACGTGCAAGGTGCGCCTGAGCTCCAGGACATCCTTGCCGAGAGCGATACCATGAACGTCATTCACGGCTACTTCCGCGCAATTGTGGACCAGCCGCAACGAATGAACGAAGCTTCCCCCTTCCTATATGAGCAACTGCCAAACCTGGCGGACCTCACCCGCCGCTACGCCATCATTCAACGGCACCAGGTTAAGACCGAAGATACGTACTTGGTTCTGAGCCAAGCAAAAGATACGCTTGAGAAGCTGTGTAAAAAGATTCAAAATGAGTATACAGACTTCGTTAAGCGTGATCTCGAAGACCTGGATACCACCGTTGAGCTAACCAAGCGCCAGCTCGACAGTGAGACCAAAGAGCCAAGTGAAAAGGATGAAACCAAATGAGCGAATCAAACGAGAATAAGGACCCACAAACAGATTTAACCGCGGACCTGCTGTCTGACCCCTTTGCGCAAATGAACGCAGCACCCGTCGCAAAGGCCGCCGATGCCCCCGCAACGACAGGCACCGAAGATTTGCAGAAGATGAGTGCCGCAGATCAAGAGGCCGCCAAGAGTTTGGCAGACAAGATTGACCCGCTCGACCAGACCGCCGTACTGAACTACGGCGCTAACGCCCAGCAGAAGCTCTCAGCTTTCTCGCAGAACATGTTGAACAAGGTTTCCAGCCAAGACACTGGTGCAGTCGGGGACGCCCTGACGAGCCTCATGACGCGTCTGAACGAAACGAACCCTGACGAGTTGCGGCCTGAAAACAGCAACCTGATTTCCCGCATGTTCGGTAAGGTTAAGCGCAGCATCTTTGAAATCACAGCGAAGTACCAGAAAATCGGTGCTCAGATTGACACGATTGCCGTCCACTTGGATAAGGAAAAGAACGGATTGATTTCCGACAACAAGATGCTCGACGATTTGTACGACCAGAACAAGGCCTACTTTAACGCCCTGAACGTGTACATTGCGGCGGCCAAGCTCAAGCAGGAAGAACTGAATACCAAGACCATTCCGGATGCCCGGGCCAAAGCGGATGCGAGTGGTGACCAGATGGACGTCCAGACCGTCAATGATCTCACGCAGTTTGCGACCCGCCTCGACAAGCGCACTTATGACCTCCAGCTGGCGCGCCAGATTACCCTGCAGCAGGCCCCTCAGATTCGTTTGATTCAAAATACGAACCAGGCCCTCGCCGAGAAGATCCAGGCCTCCGTCAACACGGCCATCCCATTGTGGAAGAACCAGGTGGCCATCGCGCTCACCCTACTTCGCCAAAAGGAAGCCGTTACCGCGCAGCGTGAGGTCTCTGAAACCACCAACGACCTGCTCAAGAAGAACAGTTCAATGTTGAAGATTTCCAGCATTGAAACCGCTAAGGAAAACGAGCGTGGTGTGGTTGATATCGAGACCCTGTCGCAGACGCAAAACGACCTGATTGACACATTGAAGGAAACCCTCGAGATTCAGCAGGACGGTCGCACCAAGCGCCGCGAAGCCGAAAAGGAACTGTCTGGCATGGAAGACGAGCTCAAGAACAAGTTGCTCGAGTACACCAGCGGCGACATGAACGGCACCGATGCGCAGCCGAAGCCGCGCAAGGAAACCCACTAACTCAATAAATAAGCGTAATCAGCAATGCACAGCTGATTACGCTTATTTTTATGGCTTTTGTTAACGATTCAAATCAGCGTTCTGCGTCTTGCCCCGCATCTTCAGCATCCGCCAAGCCGTTAGTGCAATGGCAATTAAACACATCACGGTCGCAACCGCAAAGGCCACGTGCATCCCGTAAATGAACCACTCCGGATGGGCGTTGATGTAAGTGGTGACCTTGTGCCCTGCTGCATGACTCATGGACGAGAACAGTACGGTCGTCGAGGCGGAAATGCCGACCACCATCCCGAGCTCACGGGCAAAAGCATTGAGCCCACCAGCAATTCCCAAATCTTTGGGTTCAACGGCACTCATCACAATCGAGTTGTTAGGTGATTGAAAAGTCCCGTTCCCAAATCCGACGAGCGCCAGCAGAAACATCATCCACGCGATGGGTGCGTTCAGTGACAGCATCGTGTAGCCCAACTGACTAATGCCAATCAGCAGCAGGCCAATTAGGGTTAACAAGTATGGCCCCTTCCGATCCGCAATCGAACCGGAAATCGGTGCCACGACCACTTGAACGATCGGGAAAATCATGAGGACATAACCTGCGTGATTGGTCGCAAGATGGCGGGCGTTCTCTAAGTAAAACGGTGCAATCACGTTGAAGAAGAAGTTGGTGACGAAAATCATGAACGCTGCGAGCAAACTGATGGTGAACTCTGCGTTTTTGAACAGTTTGAATTCCACCAGAGGATGGGCAACCCGCCGCTCGATTTGAACGAAAATCAGAAAAGCAATGATGGCCAACGCGAACGCTCCCAGGATTACCGGGTGCGTAAAGCCAACGTCCTGACCGACAAAGATACCGCCGAACAAGGCCACAATCGTCACCGCAAACGTGATGGCACCCGCATAGTCTAGGGATACCTTCTGCACCGGCAAATCCTTGGGCAAAACCGCGTAGCCTAGAATCATCGTGGCAATCCCAATTGGCACGTTAATCCAGAAAATATAGCCCCAACTCATGTGTGCGAGGATCACCCCACCCAGGCCTGGTCCGGCAATCGCACCAACTGCCACGAAGGAACCAATCATGCCCAGCGCACGGCCACGCTCCTTCAGTGGAAAAATTTCGGTGATAATCCCGTTACTGGTCGCCATGGTCATCGCCGCCCCCAAAGCTTGTACTGCGCGGGCCGCTAGTAGCATGGCAAAGCTCTTGTTGAAGCCCGCAAACAAGCTC contains the following coding sequences:
- a CDS encoding oleate hydratase, giving the protein MRKNKAIMIGAGLSNMAAAVYLIQEGKWDGSQITFYSIDDHGSNDGSTGREQADEYWMKNHPVENTKGYLARGGRMLNYRTYVDLMDLLDRVPSVTEPGLTAAQDTREFDAAHPTFDKARLLEGGKGILNAGKLGFDNKDRMLLTKLILMPDEEEEKLDNVSIADYFKDDPHMFQTNFWYMWETTFAFRTKSSAQELRRYMHMMLYEFTQIEHLVGVNRTRYNQYESIMLPLINYLKEQGVKIVLNRRVTDWDFKDSELTDEITVTGLHMTNVDTGEEEHVDVDDDTAVIFTNGSITDSSTQGDWTHAAPENMDYGAAAGLWKKAAEHFYNVGNPDKFFADRDASEWLSFTLTTKNHLLLNEITRITTQVPGNALNSFLSTTPITPLGQKDVNMSIVVHHQPHFTTQKPNEAVIWGYFLYPRRRGEFVQKPYIEMNGEEMLEELLGQLSKVDPGPVNIMDKKDEIMDSVINNIPVYMPYASALFNNRAKTDRPEVIPDHSTNLAFTGEFVEQPFQMIFTEQSATRSGEIAAYHFAGVPMTRLVETPRYDKDIPTLMRATKKMFE
- a CDS encoding DedA family protein, which codes for MQDIIINTIERYGYLAVFLLITLENVFPPIPSEIVLSFAGFATKHTTMNPIGAIIAATLGSVLGALILYWVGRLLTPERMARLLNGWVGRVLRFKPDDLAKTEAWFNRRGSIAVFICRFVPIVRSLISIPAGMSRMNVGKFTALSAAGTLIWNIVLIYLGRAAGHAWPHVAGIIDRYAYVSLIVLVIAFVALIVVWRRKHKRA
- a CDS encoding DUF1831 domain-containing protein, with protein sequence MALAETAQAVGAPHSYKVSPQIKRYTLMDTGFVKTKNGNFQLERALDPNSPYNSALKLRIQVDKDLKKLSIAVTTSNGLRAVDIFKTDQTAENVVQYNYVLDNLIERQVIEQN
- a CDS encoding cysteine desulfurase family protein, producing the protein MEHIYLDNAATTPMAPEVIKTMTDQMQNDFGNASSTHFFGRTAHTVLDNARQQIATALHVKPATIVFTGGATESNNTAIMQTAAARSGEGKHIITTAIEHLSVLNPMRALEKQGFQVTYLPVDENGEISLADFDAALDDETILVSIMYGNNEVGSVMPIQEIGERLRDHQAYFHVDATQAFGLIDINPEALGIDMLSASAHKLNGPKGVGLLYRDEDVHFEPFLRGGEQETKRRAGTENIPGIAGFGTAVARIDIAAKQALQERYAGFAKRITGALDDAGVTYHINGNLEHERLQHVLNIDLPGVSTYALQTNLDLAGFAISGGSACTAGSLEPSHVLTAMYGADSPRLAESIRISFGSYTTQDQVDAFAAALIKIAKRLLARAVNA
- a CDS encoding 5'-methylthioadenosine/adenosylhomocysteine nucleosidase, which codes for MKIGVVCAMEEEIRELLAVLDNQKSVTIAGQKFYDGTINGQEVSLVECGIGKVQAGMNTALLIDTYHPDLVINTGSAGGIGDGLKVGDVVISSGVAYHDVDSTAFGYLPGQLPQRPQIFKADEKYVQLIKQAAEKTDLTTHVGLIATGDQFVASADQIAKIKQIYPDALASEMEGAAIGQVCTQFGMPFVVIRAMSDVGDENASVSFDDFIIDAGKRSAAMFLEFLKEIAA
- a CDS encoding 5-bromo-4-chloroindolyl phosphate hydrolysis family protein, yielding MSKQAKKFNPNIKWWKIIMWAFMGFTFTISGTGNFIISEIGGLIAGVIRFGGEWERTQHRERHGEAPRKYHEWQTVMLAFIGMSLALASLGALGVNIGDGTAGVTIIGLAVPLIAGVFALLNYLWQMRPATEEVPDINKPMSKRLEKHYQESGLSESDVNVFRETMASASKSIHQLENNVQGAPELQDILAESDTMNVIHGYFRAIVDQPQRMNEASPFLYEQLPNLADLTRRYAIIQRHQVKTEDTYLVLSQAKDTLEKLCKKIQNEYTDFVKRDLEDLDTTVELTKRQLDSETKEPSEKDETK
- a CDS encoding toxic anion resistance protein, which gives rise to MSESNENKDPQTDLTADLLSDPFAQMNAAPVAKAADAPATTGTEDLQKMSAADQEAAKSLADKIDPLDQTAVLNYGANAQQKLSAFSQNMLNKVSSQDTGAVGDALTSLMTRLNETNPDELRPENSNLISRMFGKVKRSIFEITAKYQKIGAQIDTIAVHLDKEKNGLISDNKMLDDLYDQNKAYFNALNVYIAAAKLKQEELNTKTIPDARAKADASGDQMDVQTVNDLTQFATRLDKRTYDLQLARQITLQQAPQIRLIQNTNQALAEKIQASVNTAIPLWKNQVAIALTLLRQKEAVTAQREVSETTNDLLKKNSSMLKISSIETAKENERGVVDIETLSQTQNDLIDTLKETLEIQQDGRTKRREAEKELSGMEDELKNKLLEYTSGDMNGTDAQPKPRKETH
- a CDS encoding MFS transporter, yielding MLSYQDNPAVQKHRWYILAAVGIVIIMSTLDGSIVNIALPVMSADLHIPMNQAEWVVSIYLIVICALLLLFGKLGDIIGKIRIFKLGTILFIIGSLFAGFNKSFAMLLAARAVQALGAAMTMATSNGIITEIFPLKERGRALGMIGSFVAVGAIAGPGLGGVILAHMSWGYIFWINVPIGIATMILGYAVLPKDLPVQKVSLDYAGAITFAVTIVALFGGIFVGQDVGFTHPVILGAFALAIIAFLIFVQIERRVAHPLVEFKLFKNAEFTISLLAAFMIFVTNFFFNVIAPFYLENARHLATNHAGYVLMIFPIVQVVVAPISGSIADRKGPYLLTLIGLLLIGISQLGYTMLSLNAPIAWMMFLLALVGFGNGTFQSPNNSIVMSAVEPKDLGIAGGLNAFARELGMVVGISASTTVLFSSMSHAAGHKVTTYINAHPEWFIYGMHVAFAVATVMCLIAIALTAWRMLKMRGKTQNADLNR